A window of the Armatimonadota bacterium genome harbors these coding sequences:
- a CDS encoding Gfo/Idh/MocA family oxidoreductase, translating to MDKIRVGVVGLGKWGRHHVRIYHQLPDAALAAVVSPNPDEVAEFSARYETRGYVDHRELIGRVDAVSVVAPTIYHYQIARDLLEAGIHVLVEKPITSRVEEAHDLILTARRNRSVLLVGHIERFKPSVEELMARVREPLFVQARRVRPYQPGRAMDVGVVIDLMIHDIDIILSLSGSHVRRVTGIGARLYGQEEDLAVVHLTLESGCMASLVASRVSPVKAAEIEVTMPDGSVHLNYLREQMTIRRGSQWEELPVRHEEPLRAELRHFLRCVRGEQTPRVPGEAGLEALEVAQRILDSMSVVTPKVRV from the coding sequence ATGGACAAGATCCGTGTCGGCGTGGTCGGCCTGGGCAAGTGGGGACGGCACCATGTCCGCATCTATCACCAGCTTCCGGACGCGGCGTTGGCTGCCGTCGTGTCTCCCAATCCCGACGAGGTGGCCGAGTTCTCGGCCCGGTACGAGACACGCGGTTACGTCGACCACCGCGAGCTGATCGGGCGCGTCGACGCCGTCAGCGTCGTCGCGCCCACGATCTACCACTATCAGATCGCGAGGGACCTGCTCGAAGCGGGAATCCACGTGCTGGTTGAGAAGCCGATCACCAGCCGAGTGGAGGAGGCCCACGACCTCATCCTGACGGCCCGGCGCAACCGCAGCGTGCTGCTCGTCGGCCACATCGAGCGGTTCAAGCCGTCGGTCGAAGAGTTGATGGCGCGCGTGCGGGAGCCGCTGTTCGTGCAGGCGCGTCGGGTACGCCCCTATCAACCCGGACGTGCGATGGACGTCGGGGTCGTGATTGACCTGATGATCCACGACATCGACATCATCCTGTCGCTGAGCGGCTCACACGTACGACGCGTAACGGGCATCGGCGCGCGGTTGTACGGGCAGGAGGAAGACCTGGCGGTCGTTCACCTGACGCTGGAGAGCGGGTGTATGGCAAGCCTGGTCGCCAGCCGCGTCTCGCCGGTGAAGGCCGCGGAGATCGAGGTCACGATGCCGGATGGCTCCGTCCACCTCAACTACCTGCGGGAGCAGATGACGATCCGGCGGGGCTCGCAGTGGGAGGAGCTGCCGGTGCGCCACGAGGAGCCGCTGCGCGCGGAGTTGCGGCACTTCCTGCGCTGCGTGCGCGGGGAGCAGACGCCGCGCGTGCCGGGCGAAGCGGGTCTGGAGGCCCTGGAGGTGGCGCAGCGGATCCTGGACTCGATGAGTGTGGTGACCCCGAAGGTGAGGGTGTAA